One part of the Parambassis ranga chromosome 8, fParRan2.1, whole genome shotgun sequence genome encodes these proteins:
- the LOC114439844 gene encoding transcription factor Sox-8, producing the protein MLKMTEEHDKCDQPCSPSGTNSSMSQDDSDSDAPSSPTGSDGQGSLLSGLGKKMDSEDDDRFPVCIREAVSQVLKGYDWSLVPMPVRGNGSLKSKPHVKRPMNAFMVWAQAARRKLADQYPHLHNAELSKTLGKLWRLLSESEKRPFVDEAERLRIQHKKDHPDYKYQPRRRKNVKPGQSDSDSGAELAHHMYKAEPGMGGLAGMTDGHHHPEHAGQPHGPPTPPTTPKTDLHHGVKQDLKHEGRRLVDSSRQNIDFSNVDISELSTDVISNMETFDVHEFDQYLPLNGHASGSSALSSDHGHGQAPVPSSSYTSSYSHAGSNGSTWSRKNAMSASSPAAGDVGQHRLHIKTEQMSPSHYSEHSHGSPSHSDYGSYSSQACVTSATSAASAAASFSSSQCDYTDLQSSNYYNPYSGYPSSLYQYPYFHSSRRPYGSPILNSLSMAPAHSPTASGWDQPVYTTLSRP; encoded by the exons ATGTTAAAGATGACAGAGGAGCATGACAAGTGCGACCAGCCGTGCAGCCCATCGGGGACAAACAGTTCCATGTCCCAGGACGACTCCGACTCCGATGCTCCGTCCTCACCTACGGGCTCCGACGGCCAAGGATCCCTGCTGTCCGGTTTGGGCAAGAAGATGGATTCCGAGGATGATGACCGGTTCCCAGTCTGCATACGGGAAGCAGTCTCTCAGGTCCTCAAGGGATATGACTGGTCCTTGGTGCCTATGCCCGTGAGAGGGAATGGATCTCTGAAGAGTAAACCTCACGTCAAGAGACCCATGAATGCGTTCATGGTCTGGGCGCAAGCGGCCCGCAGAAAACTGGCGGATCAGTATCCACACCTGCACAATGCAGAACTGAGCAAGACGCTCGGGAAACTTTGGCG CCTGCTCTCAGAAAGTGAAAAGAGGCCATTCGTAGATGAAGCAGAGAGGCTTCGGATCCAGCACAAGAAAGATCATCCAGACTACAAGTACCAGCCACGGCGACGAAAGAATGTGAAACCAGGCCAGAGCGACTCAGACTCAGGAGCAGAACTGGCACATCACATGTATAAAGCTGAACCAGGGATGGGAGGACTGGCAGGAATGACTGATGGACACCACCACCCTGAGCACGCAG gTCAGCCCCATGGTCCACCTACACCACCCACTACTCCCAAAACAGACCTGCACCATGGTGTGAAGCAGGATCTGAAACATGAAGGCCGCCGTCTTGttgacagcagcagacaaaaCATCGACTTCAGCAACGTAGACATTTCTGAGCTCAGCACTGATGTCATCAGCAATATGGAGACCTTCGATGTCCACGAGTTTGACCAGTACCTCCCGCTCAACGGCCACGCCTCAGGCTCCTCCGCCCTGTCCTCAGACCACGGCCACGGGCAGGCTCCGGTGCCCAGCAGCTCTTACACTTCCTCATACAGCCACGCAGGCAGCAATGGGTCAACATGGAGCAGAAAGAATGCCATGTCCGCCTCCTCTCCTGCAGCCGGCGATGTGGGCCAGCACCGTCTCCACATTAAAACGGAGCAAATGAGCCCCAGCCACTACAGCGAGCACTCCCACGGGTCACCCTCACACTCTGATTATGGCTCCTACAGTAGCCAGGCCTGTGTCACCTCAGCCACATCCGCTGCCTCTGCGGCAGCCTCTTTCTCCAGCTCCCAGTGTGACTATACTGACCTTCAGAGCTCCAACTATTACAACCCTTACTCTGGCTACCCTTCTAGCCTCTACCAGTACCCCTACTTCCACTCATCTAGGCGGCCCTATGGCAGCCCAATCCTCAACAGTCTGTCAATGGCTCCGGCCCACAGCCCCACCGCCTCCGGCTGGGACCAGCCTGTCTACACCACGCTGTCTCGACCTTAG